The following DNA comes from Microcella sp..
AGGCGGCCCGAAAGCGAGGCCGAGATCGGCCAGCCGATCGTGAGCGCGGCGAGCGCGAGTCCCGCGACGAGCGGCGAGACGCCCAACGAGGCTTCGAGCAGCACCGGCACGTACGAGGCGAGGCCGATCAAGATCGCCCCGACCCCCACAGAAACCAGGGTCGTCGTGAGCAGCAGCCGGCGCGAGAACACCCAGCCGGGCAGAATCGGCTCGGCGGCGCGGCGCTCGACCGCGATGAAGGCGACGAGCAGGGTGCCGCCGAGCCCGAAGGCCACAGCGCTCTGCCACGAGGCCCACGGCCATGTGACGCCGCCCTGCAGCACTCCGACGAGCAGCAGCCCGAGCGAGGTGGCCAGCAGCAGCGCGCCGACCACGTCGACCTTGTGCGGGCGATGCTCGACGGTCTCGTGCAGCGAGCGGATGAGCATCCACCCCGCCAGCAGGCACAGGGGAATGTTGATGAAGAAGATCCAGCGCCAGGCGTCGAGCTCAGCGAAGATGCCGCCGAGCGTGGGGCCGATGACCGCCGAGGCGGCCCAGACGCTCGCGATGTAGCCCTGCACCTTGGCGCGCTCCTCGACCGAGTAGATGTCGCCCGCGATCGTCATTGACATCGGGCCGATCGCTCCCGCGCCGATGCCCTGCACAGCCCGGAAGGCAATGAGGGCCGGCATGCTCCAGGCCAGGCCGCACAGAATCGAGCCGAGCAAGAAGATGCTGATGCCGATGAGAATGATCGGTTTGCGGCCGACCATGTCGCTGAACTTGGCGAACAGCGGCGTCGACACCGCCTGCGCGAGCAGGTAGATCGAGAACAGCCACGGAAAGAGCTCGAACGACCCGAGCTCTTCGACGAGCGTCGGCACCGCCGTCGCGAGAATGGTGGCGTCGATGGCGACGAGGGCCGTCGTGACCATGATCGCGAGCAGGATGGGGCCGCGCTCGGAGCGCAGGCCCACGGCAGAGGTCGTGGTCACGTCTGCGACGATAACCCCATGCTCCCGGAACTCGGCTGGATGCCGCGGCTCGCCGCCGCGCTACTCGCGGTCGGGCTCGTCGCGCTCTTCGTCGCGCGAGCGATTCGCAAAGACCGGCGCGAGTACGCGCGCTTCCGCCGCTACCGCTCGACCGCTCGACGGCAGGCGATGATGCGGCGCTGGCTCGTCGAGTCGCTCGTGCTCTTCGGCGGCACGGCCGTGCTCGTGCTGCTGCTCACCTTTCCGGTGGTCGCGCCGCTGCTGACCGTGACGCAAGCGCTGCCGGCCGTCGCCTGGCTGCGGGATGCTCTCGCCGGCGGCCTCGGAATCGGAATGCTCATCGGCGCCGCCCTCGGCCTCGTGGCGCTCACGGCGCTCGGTGCCCGCAGTGCCCGGCGGGAGGGCGGCATCATCATGGTCGGCGACATCGCCGCGCTGCTGCCGCGCAACCGGCCCGAGCTCGGCTGGGGCGCTGCGCTCTCGGTCAATGCCGGCATCGTCGAAGAAGGGCTGTTCCGGCTCGCGCTGCCCGCGCTGCTCGTGATCGTCACGGGTGAGCCGGTCAGCGCGTTCGTGCTCGCGGCGCTCGTCTTCGGGGCGCTACACGCCTACCAGGGCTGGGTCGGCGTGCTCGCCACCACCGTGGTCGGCCTGCTCTTCACGCTGCTCTACGTCGCGAGCGGCAGCATCCTGCTCGCCATGCTTGTGCACGCGCTGTTCGACCTGCGCACGCTTGTCGTGATTCCGATGGCGGTCTATCGCGTGCACGAGGTGCCCGGCAGCCTGCGGTTTCCCAAGCCGCTCGCGATCGCGGTGCCCGCCGTTGAGCCCGCAGTCCAGGTCGACAGCAACTCTGAGAACCCGATTGAGTCACCTAGTCAGACTTGACTAGATCTGAGGGGCTTGCGTACCGTAGGCTCATGGCCGAGACGGTGAACATCTACGACGCGAAGACGCAACTCTCGAAGCTGGTCGCCCGCGCGGAGGCCGGCGAACGCATCACGATTGCCCGAAACGGCCGCCCCGTCGCAGAGCTCGGGCCCGCTGGAGGCATCACCGTCAAGCGCGAACCCGGGGTGCTCGCCGGGAAGATCTGGATCGCCGACGACTTCGACGACTTCACCGAGCAAGACGAGCGCGACTGGTACGGCGAGTGAGGGCGCTACTCGACACCAACACCCTTCTGTGGTGGTTTCAGGAGCCGAGCCGACTCACCCGCGCACAGTACGACACGCTCGCCGACGAGCGGCACGACATCGCCGTCTCGTCCGTGAGCGTGGCGGAAATCTCGATCAAGACCTCGATCGGCAAGCTGACCGGCGCCGAGGGCATCACTGAGTGGATCGCCCGGCAGGGCTTCCGTGAGCTGCCGTTCGCGAACCGGCACGCCCTGCCGCTCGCCGACCTCCCCCTGCACCACCGCGACCCGTTCGATCGCATGCTCGTCGCGCAGTGCATTGCCGACGATCTCGTGCTCATCACGGGCGATCGGCGCCTGAGCGACTACGCGATCGAAACCATCACCTAGGCGGTTCAGGCCGAGGGGGCTGCGACCGACTCGGTGCCGTAGAGGTTCTGCAGCGTCTGGCCGACCCAGGTGACGAGATCGTCGTCGCCCGCCGCGCTCGGCATCGGCACCGTCGCCGTGCGCTGCTGCGCGAACCACTTCGACCCCGGATACATGCGCTGCAGGCGCAGCTGCCGCGAGTCGGGCAGGTCGAGCCCGACGAGCCGCAGGGTCGTGCCCATAACGACGACGTCGCTCAATCCGAGACTCTGAGCCTGGCGGCGCAGGCGCGACACGGCGATGAGGGTGAGCACCGGCGCGGGCGGGTCGCCGTAGCGGTCGGCGAGCTCGTCGAGCACAGCATCCAGTGCCGTGTCATCGCTCGCCGGCGCGCTCGCCGTCGACAGCTTCTGGTAGGCCTCGAGACGCAAGCGCTCGCTCTCGATGAAGTCGTCGGGAATGCGCGCATCCACGGGCAGCTCGAGCCGCAGCTCGGTCTGCTCTTCGACCGCGTCGCCGCGGAACACGCTCACCGCTTCGCCGATCATGCGCAAGTAAAGATCGAAGCCGACGCCCGCGATGTGCCCGGCCTGCTCGGCGCCGAGCAGGTTGCCCGCTCCGCGAATCTCGAGGTCTTTCAGCGCGATCTGCATGCCGCCGCCGAGGTCACTGTTGGCCGCAATCGTCTGCAGTCGGTCGTGCGCGGTTTCGGTGAGCGGCTTGAGCTCGTCGTAGAGAAAGTAGGCGTACGCGCGCTCACGGCCACGGCCGACTCGACCACGCAACTGGTGCAGCTGGCTCAGACCGTACTTATCGGCGCGGTCGATGATGAGCGTGTTCGCGTTGGCGACGTCGAGCCCGGTCTCGATGATCGTCGTCGAGACGAGCACGTCGAACTTGCGCTCCCAGAAGTCGACCATGACCTGCTCGAGAAGCGACTCGCTCATCTGGCCGTGGGCGACGGCAATGCGCGCATCCGGAACCAGCTCGGCCAGGTGGCTCGCGACACGCTGGATGCTCGAGACGCGATTGTGCACATAGAACACCTGCCCCTCGCGCAGCATCTCGCGGTGAATCGCGGCCGCCACCTGCTTGTCGCTGTAGGGGCCGACGAAGGTCAGGATCGGGTGGCGGTCTTCGGGCGGCGTCGCAAGCGTCGACATCTCGCGGATGCCCGTCACGGCCATTTCGAGCGTGCGCGGAATCGGCGTGGCCGACATCGCGAGCACATCGACGTTGAGCTTGAGCTTCTTGAGCGCGTCTTTGTGCTCGACGCCGAACCGCTGCTCTTCATCGATGATGACGAGTCCGAGATCCTTGAACTGCACGCCCTGGCTCAAGATGCGGTGGGTGCCGATGACGACGTCGACCGTGCCGGCGGCGAGCCCGTCGAGAGTCTCTGTCGCCTCGCGGTCGCTCTGGAAGCGGCTGAGAGCTCTGAGGTGAACCGGAAAGCCCGCGAAGCGCTCGGCGAAGGTCTCGACGTGTTGCTTGACGAGCAAGGTCGTCGGCACGATCATCGCCACCTGCTTGCCGCTCTGCACGGCCTTGAAGGCGGCGCGCACCGCGACCTCGGTCTTGCCGTAGCCGACGTCGCCCGCGAGCAGGCGGTCCATCGGAATCGGCGACTCCATGTCGCGCTTGACCTCGTCGATCGTGGTGAGCTGGTCGGGTGTCTCCGCGAACGGAAAGGCCTCTTCGAGTTCGCGCTGCCACGGGGTGTCGGGAGCGAAGGCGAAACCCTTGCTCGACATGCGCGCGCTGTAGAGCTTGACGAGCTCGACGGCAATGTCGCGCACCGCACGCCGCGCCTTGCCCTTCGCAGCGGCCCAGTCGCTGCCGCCCATCTTGCTGAGCGACGGAGCCTCGCCACCGACATATCGGCTGAGCAGGTCGAGCTGATCGGTCGGCACGTAGAGCTTGTCGCCCGGGTATCCGCGCTTGCTGGGTGCGTACTCGATGAGGAGAAACTCGCGCTGGCTCTTGACTGCATTGCGACCGCCCGTGCTGACCTCGCGCTGCACGAGCTCGAGAAACCGGCCGATGCCGTGCGTGGCGTGCACGACGAAGTCGCCCGCCTTGAGCTGCAGGGGGTCGACGACGTTGGTGCGACGGCTCGCGAGCTTCTTCGGCTGCCGCGAGTTGTAGCCGATCGACCGGCCGTAGAACTCGGCCTCGCTCAGCAGCCCGATCTGCAACTCGGGCAGCTCGAAGCCGTGCTCGAGCTGCGCCTGCACGAGGTAGGCAACACCGGAGTCGAGGGTCTCGGGCAGCTCGTCGACGATGCGCGCCGCGACCTCGTGCTCGCCGAGCACGTCGGCGGCGCGCTCGACGAGGCCGTGGCCGGCGGCCGCGACGATCATCGTCCAGCCCGCGCACACGCGGTCGACGACGTGGTCGACTCCTCCGCCGCTGCTGCCTGCGAAGCCGGGAGGCTCGTTCGCGTCGATGCGCACGACCTCGACGTCATCGGCGTCGAACGCGCTGATCGTGAACCAGCTGCGATCGCCCGCGGCCTCGCGCAGGCCGTTGACCGTCACGAAGTCGCCACCGTCGAGGTCGATGGGCGCTTCTGCCCCGACCGTCGCGGCGTGCCAGGCGGCCGTCAAGAACTCGCGGTTGGTCTCGAGCAGGCTCACAGCCCGGCTCGCGACGCGCTCGGGGCTGAGCACGGCGATTGCCGCGCTCGCCGGCAGGTAGTGGGTGAGCGGCACGAGCCGGTCGACGAGCGCCGGCGCGAGGCTCTCCATGCCCTCGACCGGAATGCCCTCGCTGATCTTGGCGAGCAGTTGCCCCAGGCTCGGAAACTCGTGCTGCATCTCGCGCGCCCGCTGCCGCACGGCGTCGGTCAGCAGCAACTCGCGTGTCGGCGGCAGCTCGACGACGTCGACCTCGGTTGGCAGAGACCGCTGGTCAGCAACCGAGAACTCGCGCAGCTGCTCGACCTCGTCGCCGAAGAACTCGACCCGCACCGGATGCTCGGCCACGGCCGCGAAGACATCAAGAATGCCGCCGCGCACGGCGAACTCGCCGCGCCGCGTGACCATGTCGACGCGGGTGTAAGCCAGGTCGATGAGCCGAGCGGTGACCTGCGCGAGGTCGTAGCCGCGCCCACCCCGCCGCAGCACGACCGGCTCGACCTCGGTGAGCCCCGGCGCCAGGGGCTGCAGTGCAGCCCGCACCGAAGCGACCACGATGAGGTCGGGCTTGTCGTCACCCGCCGCTTCCCAGTCACGCAGCGCGCGCAACGTACGGATGCGCCTGCCGACGGTCTCGGCACTCGGGCTGAGCCGCTCGTGCGGCAAGGTCTCCCACGCAGGCAGGTCGAGCACGGTCGCGTGCGGCATGAGCGCCGCGATCGACTGCTGCACGGTCTCGGTCTCGCGCCCGGTGGCCGTAATGGCGAGCAGGCACTGCGGGCCCGTGCGGGCATCCAGCAGCCCCGCCAGAAGCGGAACGCGGAGGCCTTCGACAACCGAGAAATCGGTGCTGCGCTGGGCGTGCTCGAGCGCGTTCTGCAGCGTGCGGGCGCGCGACAGGGCCGGGATCAACCGCTCGAGACTCACGTCGGCCAAGTCTACGCGGCCCTGCTGAGCGCTCAGGCGCGGGGGGCGTGCACCTTCTGCTGCGCCGCGAGCAGGCCCTCGTCGATGATGAGCTCGATCGCGTCGGCCGCGTCGCTCAGCACGAAGGGCAGCCGCGCGCGCTCGGGCGACGGGAAGTCGCCGAGCACATAGTCGGCAGCGTCTTGCCTGCCGGGCGGGCGGCCGATGCCGACGCGCACGCGCGTGAACTCGGGGGTTCCGAGCGCCTTGATGATGTCGCGCACGCCGTTCTGGCCGCCGTGCCCGCCGTCGGCCTTGAGCTTGATGGTCTCGAACGGCAGGTCGAGGTCGTCGTGCACCACGATGACGCGCTCGGGCGCAATCGAGAAGTACGAGGCCGCGCTCGAGACCGGCCCGCCCGAGGTGTTCATGTAGCTCAGGGGGCGCGCGAGCACGAGGCGGGGGCCGCCCGGGCGCAACCGCGCTTCGGCGAGCATCGTGGCCGTTCGGTGACGGCTCAGCTTCGCGCCGACTCGGCTCGCGAGCTCGTCGAGCACCATCGCGCCGACGTTGTGGCGGTTGCCGGCATAGCCGGGCCCGGGGTTGCCGAGCCCGACCACGAGCCAGGCATCAGACGACGAAGGGGCCGCACTGCGGCGGAACAATCCGACCACGTGCGACCCCTTCGCTCAGTCTGCAACGCCAGCCGGATGCTCGCTCCGGCCGCGCGTACTACTCGGCCGCTTCGGCTTCCTCGTCGGCAGCCTTCTCAGCCGCAGAGTCGGCCGAGGCCTCTGCTGCGGCCTCGTCGACAGCGGCTTCGTCGGCCACGTCGGCGGCCGACGCGCGGGGCACCGTGATGTTGATGACGAGCGCCTCGGGGTCGGTGACGAGAGTGGTGCCCGACGGCAGCGTGACGTCGCCGGCGTGAATCTGGGCACCCTCTTCGAGGCCCTCGACCGAGACGGTGAGCGACTCGGGAATGTGCGTGGCCTCGGCCTCGACCGTGAGCGTGTTGTGGTCGACCATGACCAGCGTGCCGGGGTACGACTCTCCCTCGACGTGCACGGGCACGTCAACGGTGACCTTCTCGCCCTTGCGCACGACGATGAGGTCGACGTGCTCGATGATCTGGCGCACAGGGTCTTTCTGCACGTCTTTCACGAGCACGAGCTGCTTGTCGCCCGCGATGTCGAGCGTGACGACCACGTTCGACTTGCGCAGCAGAAGCGCAGTCTCGTGGCCGGGCAGCGTGACGTGCTGCGGGTCGGTGCCGTGGCCGTAGATCACAGCGGGAATCTTGCCGACAGCGCGCAGCTTGCGCGCCGCGCCCTTGCCGAAGGCCTCGCGCACGTCGGCGTCGAGCTTGTTGTCGTCAGCCATGCTGATTACTCCTTGATCGGTGGGCCCTGAAGCCCGGTCTGATAGTCAACTCGAACGCGTGAATCGCGTGAGGAAAGACCTGATGCCTTGCCCACCGCGTCGATCACGGAGCGAAAAATCGCTCCCTCGCCGAAGTACAGTCGCTCAGTCTACCTGAGGCGCGAGAATCGCGGCGACGGCGGCCGCGAGCTCGTCGATCGACCTCGTCGCGTCGAGCACAACGACCTCTTCGTCGGCGTCGGGATGCTCGAGAGTGGCCAATTGCGAATCGAGCAGCCCGGGCGGCATGAAGTGGTCGGTGCGGGCGGCGATGCGGCGTTCGAGCTCACGACGGGGCAGGTTCAGCAGCACGAACTCGGTGAGCGGCGCGAGCTCGCGTAGTCGGTCGCGGTACGACCGGCGCAGGGCGCTGCAGGCCATGATGCAGGGGCGTTCGTCGCGCAGGACCGCACCCACGGCATCCAGCCAGGGGGCCCGGTCGGCGTCGTCGAGCGCTATGCCGGCCGCCATTTTCGCGACGTTCGCCGGTGGATGCTGATCATCAGCGTCGAGGAACGTCACGCCGGTCAGTGCGCTCGCGGCGAGCCCGATGGTGGTCTTGCCGGAGGCCGAGACCCCCATGAGCACGACCGACCGCGCGGTCGCGGATCGCGCCCAGTTCAGAGCTCGCCCTTGGCCGGGTCGCCCATGGGCAGCGGAATCAGGCGCGTCACCTCGACGGGCTGAGCGAGGTGCCCGTCGAGCGCGGCAACGAGGGCCACCACCGCGGGGCTGCTGCCGTGCGCATCGAGTTCCGCAACGCTTCTCCACTTCTCGATCATCACCAGTCGGCCATCGTCGGCCTCGGTGATGACGTAGAGCTCGCACCCGGGCTCGTCATGCACGAGCGGAATCGCGACTTCGAGCGCGGCCACCACCGCATCTCGGTGCCCGTCGAGCGGGTGGAACACGGCCACGACATTGACGACACCGGTGTTGGTCATGCCCCCACGCTACCGGCGACGACGGTGGTCGGCCACGGGGGTTTAGGCTGAAACCCGGTGTTGCCACCACCCCGCCGACCGAGGCGCCGAGCGCCCCCACGTGATCTCAGGAGCACCCGTGACCAGCACCGCACCAGCACCCAC
Coding sequences within:
- a CDS encoding MFS transporter, with protein sequence MVTTALVAIDATILATAVPTLVEELGSFELFPWLFSIYLLAQAVSTPLFAKFSDMVGRKPIILIGISIFLLGSILCGLAWSMPALIAFRAVQGIGAGAIGPMSMTIAGDIYSVEERAKVQGYIASVWAASAVIGPTLGGIFAELDAWRWIFFINIPLCLLAGWMLIRSLHETVEHRPHKVDVVGALLLATSLGLLLVGVLQGGVTWPWASWQSAVAFGLGGTLLVAFIAVERRAAEPILPGWVFSRRLLLTTTLVSVGVGAILIGLASYVPVLLEASLGVSPLVAGLALAALTIGWPISASLSGRLYLTLGFRVTVLIGMVLVLLGTGLLAAFASSPSVAVVAIACFVTGLGLGLVATPSLIAAQASVVWSERGVVTGTNLFARAVGQAVAVAIFGAVANALYRAAGGGGALGEGSSTAVDGVAIIPAAQAVFVGALLCAVVIAAVATAMPDDRRTVRGTMGT
- a CDS encoding CPBP family intramembrane glutamic endopeptidase; protein product: MLPELGWMPRLAAALLAVGLVALFVARAIRKDRREYARFRRYRSTARRQAMMRRWLVESLVLFGGTAVLVLLLTFPVVAPLLTVTQALPAVAWLRDALAGGLGIGMLIGAALGLVALTALGARSARREGGIIMVGDIAALLPRNRPELGWGAALSVNAGIVEEGLFRLALPALLVIVTGEPVSAFVLAALVFGALHAYQGWVGVLATTVVGLLFTLLYVASGSILLAMLVHALFDLRTLVVIPMAVYRVHEVPGSLRFPKPLAIAVPAVEPAVQVDSNSENPIESPSQT
- a CDS encoding type II toxin-antitoxin system Phd/YefM family antitoxin; translated protein: MAETVNIYDAKTQLSKLVARAEAGERITIARNGRPVAELGPAGGITVKREPGVLAGKIWIADDFDDFTEQDERDWYGE
- a CDS encoding type II toxin-antitoxin system VapC family toxin — translated: MRALLDTNTLLWWFQEPSRLTRAQYDTLADERHDIAVSSVSVAEISIKTSIGKLTGAEGITEWIARQGFRELPFANRHALPLADLPLHHRDPFDRMLVAQCIADDLVLITGDRRLSDYAIETIT
- the mfd gene encoding transcription-repair coupling factor gives rise to the protein MSLERLIPALSRARTLQNALEHAQRSTDFSVVEGLRVPLLAGLLDARTGPQCLLAITATGRETETVQQSIAALMPHATVLDLPAWETLPHERLSPSAETVGRRIRTLRALRDWEAAGDDKPDLIVVASVRAALQPLAPGLTEVEPVVLRRGGRGYDLAQVTARLIDLAYTRVDMVTRRGEFAVRGGILDVFAAVAEHPVRVEFFGDEVEQLREFSVADQRSLPTEVDVVELPPTRELLLTDAVRQRAREMQHEFPSLGQLLAKISEGIPVEGMESLAPALVDRLVPLTHYLPASAAIAVLSPERVASRAVSLLETNREFLTAAWHAATVGAEAPIDLDGGDFVTVNGLREAAGDRSWFTISAFDADDVEVVRIDANEPPGFAGSSGGGVDHVVDRVCAGWTMIVAAAGHGLVERAADVLGEHEVAARIVDELPETLDSGVAYLVQAQLEHGFELPELQIGLLSEAEFYGRSIGYNSRQPKKLASRRTNVVDPLQLKAGDFVVHATHGIGRFLELVQREVSTGGRNAVKSQREFLLIEYAPSKRGYPGDKLYVPTDQLDLLSRYVGGEAPSLSKMGGSDWAAAKGKARRAVRDIAVELVKLYSARMSSKGFAFAPDTPWQRELEEAFPFAETPDQLTTIDEVKRDMESPIPMDRLLAGDVGYGKTEVAVRAAFKAVQSGKQVAMIVPTTLLVKQHVETFAERFAGFPVHLRALSRFQSDREATETLDGLAAGTVDVVIGTHRILSQGVQFKDLGLVIIDEEQRFGVEHKDALKKLKLNVDVLAMSATPIPRTLEMAVTGIREMSTLATPPEDRHPILTFVGPYSDKQVAAAIHREMLREGQVFYVHNRVSSIQRVASHLAELVPDARIAVAHGQMSESLLEQVMVDFWERKFDVLVSTTIIETGLDVANANTLIIDRADKYGLSQLHQLRGRVGRGRERAYAYFLYDELKPLTETAHDRLQTIAANSDLGGGMQIALKDLEIRGAGNLLGAEQAGHIAGVGFDLYLRMIGEAVSVFRGDAVEEQTELRLELPVDARIPDDFIESERLRLEAYQKLSTASAPASDDTALDAVLDELADRYGDPPAPVLTLIAVSRLRRQAQSLGLSDVVVMGTTLRLVGLDLPDSRQLRLQRMYPGSKWFAQQRTATVPMPSAAGDDDLVTWVGQTLQNLYGTESVAAPSA
- the pth gene encoding aminoacyl-tRNA hydrolase yields the protein MVGLFRRSAAPSSSDAWLVVGLGNPGPGYAGNRHNVGAMVLDELASRVGAKLSRHRTATMLAEARLRPGGPRLVLARPLSYMNTSGGPVSSAASYFSIAPERVIVVHDDLDLPFETIKLKADGGHGGQNGVRDIIKALGTPEFTRVRVGIGRPPGRQDAADYVLGDFPSPERARLPFVLSDAADAIELIIDEGLLAAQQKVHAPRA
- a CDS encoding 50S ribosomal protein L25/general stress protein Ctc; amino-acid sequence: MADDNKLDADVREAFGKGAARKLRAVGKIPAVIYGHGTDPQHVTLPGHETALLLRKSNVVVTLDIAGDKQLVLVKDVQKDPVRQIIEHVDLIVVRKGEKVTVDVPVHVEGESYPGTLVMVDHNTLTVEAEATHIPESLTVSVEGLEEGAQIHAGDVTLPSGTTLVTDPEALVINITVPRASAADVADEAAVDEAAAEASADSAAEKAADEEAEAAE
- a CDS encoding gluconokinase, encoding MGVSASGKTTIGLAASALTGVTFLDADDQHPPANVAKMAAGIALDDADRAPWLDAVGAVLRDERPCIMACSALRRSYRDRLRELAPLTEFVLLNLPRRELERRIAARTDHFMPPGLLDSQLATLEHPDADEEVVVLDATRSIDELAAAVAAILAPQVD
- a CDS encoding putative quinol monooxygenase, translated to MTNTGVVNVVAVFHPLDGHRDAVVAALEVAIPLVHDEPGCELYVITEADDGRLVMIEKWRSVAELDAHGSSPAVVALVAALDGHLAQPVEVTRLIPLPMGDPAKGEL